Within the uncultured Draconibacterium sp. genome, the region CATATGCAACCGACGAAGACATTTTTAACCTAACCTCATCATAAATTTTGTCGCATAGCTCAAAAACAGAAACAATCAGCTTCCGATATACTTTTTGGCGCTCAGGATCCTGAATTCCTTCAACCGTATACTTTAACATGTAGCTGTAGTTCTGCTCCAGGTTGCGCCATTCATCGAGGTGAATAAGCAAGCCGCTTTCGTGGATAAGATTCTCCAGCAAATCAAAGGCAGGTTTTAGTTTCCGCTCAGCCAGATGCTGACAGATGGTATCGTATTTTATTTTAAGGTCTTTGTCGTTCATTGCTTATCAAAGTTACTTGAAAGACGATAGATAATCAAAAAGCTTTCCAAGAATTGTTTTCGGCGGATTTGTCGTAAAATGAGCTTGGGGGCTGACAAAGTTTCAAAAAAAGGCGTCCTGCGAACTTTTCTTTCGTCCTGCAGCGCTTTTGCAGAATCCTACAGCCTATTCAGGCGTCCTGCGGCTGTTTTATGAAAACCTGCAACACTTTTGGGCGTCCTGCAATACCATTTAGCTCTCCTGCGCCGCAGGAAAGGGTAAAACTGATGCAGGACGATACAAATCTCTGCAGGGTGGTCAGAAAGTCCGCAGGATTAGTAAAATCCTTGCAGGAAGGGTAAATTCATTACAGGAATAAAGAAGCTATGCCCTTAGCGGCTTGGAACCGCTTAGGGCTCAAAAATTCCAATTCACAGAACATATGTAACAAAATAAACTTATCATTTTCCAACAACTATAGAATTGCTTACCTTACTACCAATTATTCTTTAACCAATTGAACATGTTTCTTTTCTCTCCCTTTGGACCAAAACCAGCCCACGTTCCTTCTCCTTCTTTCATCTGAAAAATCATATTATACTTATTATCAAAACATTCCTTAACTTTATCGCGAATATCAGTGACATTTGATTTTCCATTAGTATCAATAAGTAACCATGTATTTTTCAAATAATGCCACCATGCAAACTCTTTAGACTTAATATATTTGATAAAATTCTCGTCTTGTTCTTCTGTTGAATCATCAATACATACGATATATCTCTTCTCCATTACTTATCCTCCTTTTTACTAGATACACCAAGCATGGAATCTTCGGACCTTGTGCTACTTCCTAATATTCCAGCATTACTGTCTCCATAAACCCCTTTTTCTATAGCCATTTTTTGGATAGAAAACTTTTCGCTTCTTATCGCATCCTTATCTGTAAACAAACAATAAATATATGTTGCCAAGTATAAAAGAATACATATACCTACACAAATTGCTCCTGCAGCAATTGACCAGCGAGGACCTTGAACCTGAACCAGTAAAACAATACCAATAATCAAAATCGAAATAATCCAAGACAGTGGTTTTAAAATGGTAGATTTAGCACCACTTGCACCAGTTTGTAACAGTAATTCTTTAAGCAAAACATTAACAGGCAGGCATAAGAGAATTATAAATTATGATAGTTTAACTATTCAAAAATAAAAAACTTCTTGTAAAGTTTTCACAACAACCGGGCTGAATGCCCAATTTATATCAACCTAACGGCAAAGCGAATGCGGCGCCCTGGGAAACCAACAGCCGGTTCTCCCATTGCCCTGAAAGGCAATGGTATTAAGTTAATACCAATTTGAATATATAATGTTGCATTGGAAGCACCTTTATTTTTCGTTTAATTGAGGCGAAAAATTTTAACATAGCCAAAGTTACGTTACAATTTTTCAACGATGAGAAAACGGAAAAGAACAAGCTTATATGTGGCATTATGTGTTCAATTTGGTATAAGATCATCTATCCCGACGCTTTCAGGTGCTTTGCACGCTGAAAGGTCTTATCTGAACAGAAACCTGACAGCGTCGGCAGACCTGTCAGCGTTTAAAAAAGCTCAACTAAAACCTGAAAATTATTCTTTCTCCTTAATCCCAAACTTCGGATCAACCTTTACAAACGGCAGTACCAAAAAGATTGGGATGGTACAGATCATCACCCAAACAAAGAAACTTTGGTAACCTATTATTTCCTGTAACCAGCCGCTTAACATTCCCGGAATCATCATTCCCAGCGCCATAAAACCGGTTGTAATAGCGTAATGTGCGGTTTTATGCTTTCCTTCCGAAACGTAAATAGAGAAGAGCATATAAGCCGTAAATCCAAAGCCGTAACCAAACTGCTCAATAACCACAGCAGCCGAAATCCACCACAAGGATGTTGGATTAAACCACGACAGCAACAAATAACAAAGATTAGGCAGGTTAATGGCCAGCGCCATCCACCACAGCCAGTGTTTTAGTCCTTTGCGTGAAGCCACAATTCCTCCTAAAATACCGCCAATCGTGAGCGAAATCATTCCGGCTGTTCCGTACACCAAACCCAAATCGCCGGTAGTAATTCCCAGTCCTCCGGCTTCGCGGGCATCAAGCAAAAACGGCGAGGCCATCTTTACCAGTTGCGATTCGGCCAATCGGTATAACAAAAGGAACAACATAATCGATACGATTTCCTTTTTGCGGAAAAAAGCTGCAAAGGTTTCGAAGAACTCGCCCATCACACTTTTGCCTTCGGTTTTGTTGGCAACATCGCTGGCAGGATGCGGCAATGCAAAACGGTGATACAACGAAAAGACCACAAACAACACGGCAATACAAGCCATAACTACCAGCCAGGCAAAGCGTATATTCCCCGAGCGGCCAACAAAAGTTGCCTGCGTGGCTTTCTTCAGTTTCGGATCGAGCTGAACCACGGCAAAAGCAGGTTTGTCCCAGTTCGTTTCGTTGAACACATAACGGTAAGTTTTTACCAGTTTTATGCTGGCATCGCCTTTTTCGTAACCAAAATTCAGCACCACCTCTTCGCCGGCTTCTGGTTTGGTTGAAAGCTGAATGGGAATGATAGCCAGGTTGCCAACTTCCGAACTCGGGTCAACCGTTTCTTTATTGAATTTTTCTTTTAGTGTTTCTTTTAAAGGTGTAGCCACCTTCCTTTTCCACCAACCTTCATCTTCCTCCACCGGAATTTCGCTGGCATAAAAGTTATTGTTAATGTTCCAGTCATCCACACTTTTCTTTATGTCAGCCGCCTGGTCTTTTGTTACCAAACCAATGGGGACTTTCACCTCGTTTTCCGAAACAAAATAAATATCGCCAGCTTCGTGCAACTGCTGATAGCTTTCAGGATTAAAAGAAATTTTCTGAACAGCAATATTCTGAGCAGTTACATTCACTTCGAGCGGTTCCAATCCTGTCGCGGTTTCCAAAGCTCCGGCAAGAATAACCAAAAGCCCCTGCCCGGTTAGCATGGCAAAACGATAAAAGGTACTTCTGATGCCCACAAAAAACGACTGATCGCCCTGGCTCAATCCCAGCATATAAAAACCATCGGCGGCAATATCGTGTGTTGCCGAGCTAAAAGCCAGCAACCAGAAAAACGCGAGCGTATACTGAAAAAAATTACTGACAGGAATGGTAAACGCCACACCCGCCAGCCCAACGCCAACCACCAACTGCATAATTACAATCCAAAAGCGCTTGGTTTTCAGGATATCGACAATCGGACTCCACAACGGTTTAATCACCCATGGCAAATACAACCAGCTGGTGTATAAAGCAATGTCGGTATTTGAAATTCCCAGTCGTTTGTACATAATCACCGAGAGGGTCATTACAATTACGTAGGGTAATCCTTCTGCAAAATAAAGTGTTGGAATCCAAAACCAGGGATTGCGTTGTGTTTTTGTTTTAGCCATGTTGGTTTATCGGTTTTAGTTGTTGAATTCTATGGTAATCGTTTAAAATTATATCCTTCTGCCTGCAATCGTTCAATCAATTCTTCCAAACGAAGATAAAATTTATCTGCTCTTTTTTCTTCCGTTCCGGGATGAATCAGCGCAATCGCCCCGTTTAATCCTTGTTCCTCCTCTACCTGAAAAATACTTTTTATGATTTGTTCGGAAGACATATAATTCGCCATATCGTGTGTTGTATAATCGGCGTTGCTTCGTATTCCGGGCGTAAAGTTAATCGTCGCCAATCCAAGCGCATCAGCCCAATTTACGGTTGCCGAATTATACCATTCATAAGGCGGCAGAAACCAGCTTGCCTTTTCGCTGTTGATTCCAAATTGCTGCAAAGCCTTGTAATTTTCTTTCAAATCCTGTTCAAAAGTATTTCGGTCAACCAGCAACGAATCTCTTTTCGACCAGCCGCAATACAACAGGTGTTTATCAGAGTGTGCCCCCAAATAATGTCCGTCATTTATTACTTTTTTTACGGTAGATTGAAATTGTTTGTCGCGCAAAAAATCGCCGGTAAAAAAGAACGAAGCTTTACAATCCTTTTTGTCGAGCACCTTTAAAATATGCCCAGCGCCTTCGGCTTTATCGTGTGCCGAAAACACCAGGTAAATATTCTTTTCTGCAGGGTGAATGCGTCGGATAGCTCCCTGTGCATCTTCTTCATATTCGTTCTGCTGATCGATTCCCATTTTTTCCAGCGACGACAAATAATAGCTCAGACTTGCCGTGCCGTCCATGGTTGGTTCGTTCGATGAATAATCGCCCAGATCATCGTGATAAACTGCTTTGCCTTTATTAAAAGCTTCAAACGGGTCGGGTTGCTGAATCTGAATACCAATAAGCCCGGAAAAAATTGAATAATAAACCGGTCCGTCAACCAATCCGCCAGTTGTTGTTTCACCCAGAATTTTTTTAATGGACGAATGTGGCGCCTCCGGATTATTGCCTCCTGCCGGCAATCCACAAATCATACTTGTTCCCCACGGGTTACAACCAAAAAGCCAGTCGCGCAAGGCGGCTTCCATTTCGGCAAACGAACGATCACCGGTGATTTTTTCGTAAGCACGCGCCTGCGTAATCGCTGCCGCCACTAAATTATTCGAGCACCAGATAAAGGGAATGCCATTCAGGAAAGGATCATCTTTTCCACGATCGTAAAGATGCGTTAATCCCTGTTTCAGATAAGTTGCAAAGTTTTCATCCTTTTCAGCCAGCTTAACATGCCCCAGATTCACAAAAGGGTAAAACTGGTAATGACGTGCAAAACCTGCCGACATCCATGGCGTTACGTTTTCAACACTGCCCCATTTTTTGGCTTCTGTTAAATAATAAGCGTCACCGGTTAACTGGTATAAAGTTGTGGCAGCCAGTTCAAGGTCGTCCACATAATTGGCTTCCTCGTAAAAATACGGCGACACGTTACAAGCCGTTTGACAAGCCCCCAAATCGCTCAAAGCAAACGTGTAGGCTTCAGTAGCTTTCGCTGCTATTTGTTTGGCAAACTCAGGGTAATGATCCTTAACCATCATCGCTCCCAAAGCAAATGCCGATGCATATTTTGCAGCACTCGACGAAACGCCGGTTGTGCGGTTTTTATGCTCAGCAAGCCCCTGTGGTTTTCCGGTGATAAAATACACGGGGCGGTAAATTCCTTCCAGTCCATAGCTCACCGTATCTTTATTGGGCAAACGGTAACCGCGGTGATCTCTGTCGTCGGCAATCTGGTTATACATTTCTCCTGCCGAAGGATTCATTTTTACCATCCAGTCGAGGCCCCATTTTGCTTCATCCAGAATATCGGGAATTCCATTTGCTCCCGACGTACCATTCTCCCGGTACTCATCTTTAAACACCGTCGGATTTTGCTCGTATGCATACAGTAACTGATAAGTTGCATTTGCCGATGTTGTAAGGTATTGCAGGTAATCCGAGGCATCGTGCCAACCTCCGGTAACATTAATTTTCTGTCCCGATTTTATTGGATGATCGACAATAATTCCATCGTGCAAATGACAGGAATCCTGCAAATACGGATTGTAGCCACAACGTTGCTGGCGCATGTAGTTTAACAGGAAATCTGCTGTTCCTTCGTAAACATCCGAAGCAATTTGAAAAGCCGGAGATTGAGTTTCTCCATATTTTAGGTAATAACCGCCGGGGCTTGTCACCGCGGAAAAATCAAGCCGTAAAGCGGTCTTCATTCCCCAATCTTTGCCGTTGACCGGGTTTACTTTGGCTTCGTAAACCTGCTTATCGTTTAAGGCATTAAATACCTGAAACTGTTCAGCATTTTCCTCTTCCGTAGAAAGAAAAACAGCCACCTTTACCGACTGTGGCAAGTAGCCCAACTGATTGATACGAATAACTTTCTGCTGTGCAAAAACACATATAGCAACAAGCATCAGAACAAATGAGAGAAACGCCCGTTTGATCATGTTAGTATCGTTTTTCGAGGTTTATATTTTTAAAATAGTGATTCAGAATTTCATCGTACTTATAGCCTTTATGGCCCATTACGGCAGCACCTATCTGGCATAGGCCAACACCATGTCCCCAGCCTCCCCCGTGCAAAATAATTTTGCCGGGAACACCATCAACAACATCCTGTTTTTCAACAAAAAATGCCGAACTATATAAATGTGATTCACTTAACCAACGACGGATTTCCAGCTCTTTTCCAACTGTTAAAGTCTTTTTCGAGCCAACTATTCTAAGTTTTATCAATCGTCCTGAAACGCCACGTTCAACCGGGATCATATCCAGTATCTTTCCAAAATCATGTCCTGAGCGTTTCAAAATCAATGCAGAAAGCTCGTCTTGTTTGTATTCAACTGTCCAACGGTAAAAATCTTTGGCGGTCCAGTCGTACTCGTTCAGCACCTGTTTCAGCACTTCTTCATCATCGGTATTACAAAACGCTTCCGGCGCATTTTTTAACCACAGAACTGCATTTGTCTCCACCGTAAGATCTGTCTCTAAACCTTTTGGAGCATCAGGATTATCGATAACTGCAGTTAGATACGGATGATTTACAGGTTCCCAGCAATTCTCAAAAAGCTCGGCAATTCCTCCACAACATTTCGAGAAACGCGCATCGCAAATCACACCTTTATAGGAAAGTACCACGCCAGCCGTTTCGTTTACCGCCTTCACCACATTAGGGTTATGCGAACGCGTTGTTCCCTGGTAACGCTGACAATGATCGTCGGCACAAACATGGAAATTCGTGTGATCTTCGCGGTCGTACCACTTTATATATTCATCGTCGGATTTAAAAGTGCCCTCATAAGTTTCTGCCGCTTCAGTAAGTTTATCTTGCTTTTCAGTTTGCGCAATTAACCAGCTGCGCGAAATTATGGCGTGTGCCTTCAGCAAATCAAGCGAACTTTTGGCACTCATTTCCGACGAAATTACGCTGATCAGGTAATCTTCAATCGACAAAATATTTACCGCTGTAATTTTACCCTCTTCAACAATAAATTTCAAAGCCCCCTGAAATTTCTGGTCCTCCTTTTGCTCCCAGTGAAAGTTTACACCGATGGTAACATCTTTTAATTCAAATTCCGATTTTTTCTTATCAAGTGGCATAAAATACAATTTATCGCCACTTATTTTGGAGCCGGTAAGCTGCAGGTTTCCATTTTCGAAACGTACTGATCTATCGCCCGAAAAAGTATGTTTTGTTCCCAACAGCTGGTATTCGCCGTGAAGTTTAAAATCAATTTTATCGGCACTCATTATGCCTACATGAATATTTGGACTGCTCATTGTTTAAGTTTTGTAGTTAGTTTATCAAATTGATTGTCAGGCCATAAAACCTGTTTAAGTATACTTTCGATATCGTTTTTGGTGATCTTCAAAAAGTTTTTCTCCTGAGGTGTGATCAACACACCGCCCATATCAACCGAGGCAGGACTGATTAGAATATTCTCCTCTTCTTCGGCAAAATACTGCGCCGGACGATGCAGCGCACGCGGAAAAACCTGGATTCTCCAGCCTCCATCGTCATAACGGGTAAGAATATTTAACATCGGTTCCTCATCACTTTCCTCATCTTCAAGCTCTGTGTAGATGTTTGCAAAGGCATTAATCATGGCCATTTTATCGGCCGTTTCCAACACCAAAAAGTTTCGAAGGCCATCTTTTATGGCGCTGTAATTCACATTGTCTTTTTCCCACTTATCACCATATTTCTCTTTTAATACAGTTATTTCATTATCCAGGGGCATAAAACCCGCATTCCCTGCCTGGAAATGAAAATGATCGGGTGCAGAAGCGCCACATTTTGGTCCGTTATAAAACAAGGTAAAACCGTCCATCGCCTGCGCCAGATCGAGCATATTGCCAAAGTTTCCTTTTATTTGCTGCGGTGTGTGGGCAAAAGCAGGAATAGTAAAATGCTCGGGAAATATCGGAAATGGATTTACTAAAACCTCGTAATCGCCAAATGTTACGCCACGCTGCTCTGCCGGACGGTTTGCAGCACATAAAAAGCACGGGCGCGCTTCAATCGATTTTTTATCTACTTTGGCTGCCGACGACACAATTCGGCCCGGATTAAACTGAACTTTTATTGTAAATCCGTCAAACTGAAATTCGCGCACTTGTACATTTTGCAATCCGGCGAAGCTTTTTCCCACCAGTTCCCATTCTATTTTCTGGTCGGCAAGCAGTTGCTTTATTTCTTTTGAAATTGTATTCATTTTTTTTGTTCACGCAGAGTTCGCTAAGATTATCGCAAAGCCCACAAAGGATGAAGACTAGAAATGAAACTTAGCGCACTTTGCGCTTCTTTCTTCCTTTGCGTGAAACTTATATTTTACCCTCTGTTTTTCCTTTGACGGGCTTTTAACTCGATGGTACGAATCCTGTCTTTGTAGGTATTATGTGCATTCATTTTCACAATGTCCAGCGCTGCATCCGAATTATCATCCCAACGGCGGCAGAGGTATAGATTCTCATAAATACGGCCAATTTGGTAATCTCTTGAAATTGCCAAACCAACTGCATAATCTTCTCCGTAGCTTGTATTCGGAATTTTTACATCACGCAAAACGGGTGTGTAAAAAGCGCGCGGCGCACCTAAACCATTAATGCGCAGAGCGTTGTTTTTACCGTTGTCGGGAGTCCACTCTTTGTGGTCGATAATGCCCGGTGGTATCTCTTCCAAGTCGAAATTCACCAGCTGATATGTTCCCACAACCATGGCACATTTTTCCGATTCGAAAACATCAATCACTTTTTGCAATGTATTTTCGTCTTTGTAAATATCGTCGCTGTCAAGCTGCATCGCAATCATTCCGCAGCGCGAATCGTGAACTCCAAGGTTCCAGCAACCGCCAATTCCAAGATCTTCGCGAACCGGGATAATGTGTACAACACGATCGTCTTTTTCAGCAAAAGATTGGATAATTGAAGTGGTTTTATCCGTTGAATGATTATCGATAACGATCAGGTTAAACTCAAAATCCGTTTTTTGCATCAACACCGACTCCATAGCATCGGCAATGGTTTTTTCGCGGTTTCGCACCGGAATAACCACCGAAGCTTTTTTGTCAAAAACCTTTTCATCCAGTTCCACCGGCGTAAAATCAGGACTAATCCACGCGCCTACATCTTTTAAATGTTCGGTTGCCGCCTGTTCCATTTCAACCTGCACCTGCCGGTTTTTCGGATCTACGTAATCAAATATTTTCTGTCCGCTTTTGCGGTTATCGGTTTCATCAATGGTATATAAAAATTCAGGAATACGGAATATCCCGCCCTGTTGCGCCACTTTTAAACGCAGGTAATACAGCCCGGCATGTTCAAAATCCTGTGTCATATTTTTTACAGCCGCCAGAAATGCATCGGCTTTGTATAATACGAGAGGACCAAAATTAAAGTCGTCGCGCAAACTGCCTTCCTGGTAATCAATCACCGGATGTGTTGTCAGCTTACCTTCTTTCACCTCGTAATAATCGGAATACACCTTTACAGCACCGGTTAATTCTGCTACATCTATCAAACGTTCAACGGCAAACTGTCCCAGTTCCACAGCAGTTACTTTTGTCAACAATAGAATGTAGTCCACATCCTCCGACAAGGCTGCTATTTGTTTTACCGTTGTAGTAGAAGTTAATCCATCAAAAGAAAATACCTGTGCCTTTTCCCCGGCTTCTTTTGCAACACTCTCAGGTAAGAATATTTTATTTACTGAATGATTGGCTTGTAATTCGCCAATCATTTCCGCCACTTGCGACCAGGCTGCAGCGGGTACGAAACAGTTAATTTTAGTCATTATCGATTGTTTTTTCTTAATCATTTAACATTTTTAGTATTTCGCGCATTAACGCATCGCGCTTATTCTGCCCTTTTACGCTTTCAAAAGGAAATCCCAACACAAGCGATTTGTGATTGTTTTCAAAATAAACACCTGCACTAATTCCATTTTCACCATAGCGAAAAATCGTTTTCCCATTTTTATAAAACGCTTCGATTCCATCGGGCGCTTCAACCGGGTATTGCTCCAGCGTGTAATCGGTATTGAACGCTCCTGTAAAGTTACTATTTGAATTCACGGAATAAAACTGTCCGTTTTTTACCGCATGATCCGTTCGCCACTTAAAACCAAACAAATTTCCAATCCGCTCCTTTTGCGTTTTATCTTCTGGAATTTCAGTACCAACATAAGCACCTGACATAAAAATGTTTCCGCCATTTTCCGCATATTCCGAAAGCACATTTACCATCTTTTCGGTGTAGATTTCGAAGTACGAAACAGAATCGTTACCCGGCAGAAAAGTTTGTTTTTCTTCGCCATAAAGCAAGTCAATCAACTTGTAATTATTGAGATCTGTTAAACCGTCCTCTACAGCTTCATCGCTCGACGTTACAAAACTGTAACCGTTGGCCAGCAAACTTTTTCCGTGTATCATTGAAAAATCAAAGGTATTACCACGAAAAATGATAGTTTCCAGATCGGCATAACTTGCGCCAAAACCGGGGCTGTCATCATCCAACCAAACTGATTCACGCTCAAAATCGTACTGATCGCCTGTAGTTGACACATCGTATCCATAAGCCACTCCATGATCAAGGAAACGCATAACTCCTGCCAGCGAATCGGTTTCGAAAATAGCCGGACCATCAATGCGATCGAAACCATTTACGATCAACACTTTGCCTTTGCTGTTTTCAGCAATACCTACCGCTGCTGTTTCTGAAGGAAAGCTTTCGCCGCCCGCATTTACAGCAGTTACCCGAAATCCATAAACTTTTCCGGGCTCCAAATCAGCAATTGTTATTTCAGGTTCTGTCACCAACGTTCCGTTATCAAAACCGTTATCGCCAACTCGTTTATACACCATATATTTATCAGGCACGGCTGTAGGTTCCAGTTCATCGAGTACCGGTTCCCATGATAATTTTACGGTATTTTCGTTGGTAAAACGGGCGTTTAAATGATCAACCGGCAAAGGCTGCACCACGTAATCCAGTCCATTTTGTGTGGTAATAAAACGTAACATTCCTTTATAAATGGCGCGCGATACATCAAAACGAAATTGTGGATTCAGCACATATTTTGCATCCTCCAAATTTTGATGCGACAATAACTCCAGCAGCATCGTTGGCACCTGCGGACGATAAGCTTCGCTGTATTGCGAGTTCCACATTCCGCGGCGTGTCCAGTTGCATTTATAAACGGCATTTATATCGCTTACAATCTGCGTTTGTATCAAATCAGTTAAATCGCGCGAAGCATATTTTGATTGTCCGTCGGGAAAAACGGAAGTGTCCCTGTCGGTTGAATAGATTCCAAGTGTTCCTACAATTTGATTATCGGGCAGAATTCCGGCATCGGTATGAAATGCAAAAGCCAGATCGATAGGGATTTCCAAGCCCGGAGCCATTCGTTTTTTTGTTGGCCCAAAAGGTGCTCCCATTAACCAGTCTACCCATTCGCCACGACTCATATAATCATCTTTATAATCATCCTCACCGTTGTGCAGGTTCCACACCAGCGTGTCGGGCGCACCGGAATATTGCAGATTATAGCGGGCACCTTCAAAAAACCTTGCTAAACCACCAGACCTGCCATTACGAACTATATTTCCCATTCCACCGCCAAACCGAACAGCATCAGCCGAAAATGTTTTTCCTTCACCTTCCGGTGCTATCAACTCTACTTTAGCTACCTTTTTATCTTTTCCTGTATTGAAATAAAACTTATCGAGATAAATCCAGGTTCCGTAGCCCATTCTTTGGTCAACCCAAAAATTAGTCACACCACCAGAATGAGTTACACGATAAGTCACCGGCCCATCGCCTTTGGCGTACGAAACATATACACCATATTCTCCCGCCTCCGGGAAATCAGGAATATAAG harbors:
- a CDS encoding glycosyltransferase family A protein, encoding MIKKKQSIMTKINCFVPAAAWSQVAEMIGELQANHSVNKIFLPESVAKEAGEKAQVFSFDGLTSTTTVKQIAALSEDVDYILLLTKVTAVELGQFAVERLIDVAELTGAVKVYSDYYEVKEGKLTTHPVIDYQEGSLRDDFNFGPLVLYKADAFLAAVKNMTQDFEHAGLYYLRLKVAQQGGIFRIPEFLYTIDETDNRKSGQKIFDYVDPKNRQVQVEMEQAATEHLKDVGAWISPDFTPVELDEKVFDKKASVVIPVRNREKTIADAMESVLMQKTDFEFNLIVIDNHSTDKTTSIIQSFAEKDDRVVHIIPVREDLGIGGCWNLGVHDSRCGMIAMQLDSDDIYKDENTLQKVIDVFESEKCAMVVGTYQLVNFDLEEIPPGIIDHKEWTPDNGKNNALRINGLGAPRAFYTPVLRDVKIPNTSYGEDYAVGLAISRDYQIGRIYENLYLCRRWDDNSDAALDIVKMNAHNTYKDRIRTIELKARQRKNRG
- a CDS encoding SpoIID/LytB domain-containing protein, whose amino-acid sequence is MSSPNIHVGIMSADKIDFKLHGEYQLLGTKHTFSGDRSVRFENGNLQLTGSKISGDKLYFMPLDKKKSEFELKDVTIGVNFHWEQKEDQKFQGALKFIVEEGKITAVNILSIEDYLISVISSEMSAKSSLDLLKAHAIISRSWLIAQTEKQDKLTEAAETYEGTFKSDDEYIKWYDREDHTNFHVCADDHCQRYQGTTRSHNPNVVKAVNETAGVVLSYKGVICDARFSKCCGGIAELFENCWEPVNHPYLTAVIDNPDAPKGLETDLTVETNAVLWLKNAPEAFCNTDDEEVLKQVLNEYDWTAKDFYRWTVEYKQDELSALILKRSGHDFGKILDMIPVERGVSGRLIKLRIVGSKKTLTVGKELEIRRWLSESHLYSSAFFVEKQDVVDGVPGKIILHGGGWGHGVGLCQIGAAVMGHKGYKYDEILNHYFKNINLEKRY
- a CDS encoding MFS transporter — encoded protein: MAKTKTQRNPWFWIPTLYFAEGLPYVIVMTLSVIMYKRLGISNTDIALYTSWLYLPWVIKPLWSPIVDILKTKRFWIVIMQLVVGVGLAGVAFTIPVSNFFQYTLAFFWLLAFSSATHDIAADGFYMLGLSQGDQSFFVGIRSTFYRFAMLTGQGLLVILAGALETATGLEPLEVNVTAQNIAVQKISFNPESYQQLHEAGDIYFVSENEVKVPIGLVTKDQAADIKKSVDDWNINNNFYASEIPVEEDEGWWKRKVATPLKETLKEKFNKETVDPSSEVGNLAIIPIQLSTKPEAGEEVVLNFGYEKGDASIKLVKTYRYVFNETNWDKPAFAVVQLDPKLKKATQATFVGRSGNIRFAWLVVMACIAVLFVVFSLYHRFALPHPASDVANKTEGKSVMGEFFETFAAFFRKKEIVSIMLFLLLYRLAESQLVKMASPFLLDAREAGGLGITTGDLGLVYGTAGMISLTIGGILGGIVASRKGLKHWLWWMALAINLPNLCYLLLSWFNPTSLWWISAAVVIEQFGYGFGFTAYMLFSIYVSEGKHKTAHYAITTGFMALGMMIPGMLSGWLQEIIGYQSFFVWVMICTIPIFLVLPFVKVDPKFGIKEKE
- a CDS encoding DUF4922 domain-containing protein, which encodes MNTISKEIKQLLADQKIEWELVGKSFAGLQNVQVREFQFDGFTIKVQFNPGRIVSSAAKVDKKSIEARPCFLCAANRPAEQRGVTFGDYEVLVNPFPIFPEHFTIPAFAHTPQQIKGNFGNMLDLAQAMDGFTLFYNGPKCGASAPDHFHFQAGNAGFMPLDNEITVLKEKYGDKWEKDNVNYSAIKDGLRNFLVLETADKMAMINAFANIYTELEDEESDEEPMLNILTRYDDGGWRIQVFPRALHRPAQYFAEEEENILISPASVDMGGVLITPQEKNFLKITKNDIESILKQVLWPDNQFDKLTTKLKQ
- a CDS encoding glycoside hydrolase family 9 protein gives rise to the protein MIKRAFLSFVLMLVAICVFAQQKVIRINQLGYLPQSVKVAVFLSTEEENAEQFQVFNALNDKQVYEAKVNPVNGKDWGMKTALRLDFSAVTSPGGYYLKYGETQSPAFQIASDVYEGTADFLLNYMRQQRCGYNPYLQDSCHLHDGIIVDHPIKSGQKINVTGGWHDASDYLQYLTTSANATYQLLYAYEQNPTVFKDEYRENGTSGANGIPDILDEAKWGLDWMVKMNPSAGEMYNQIADDRDHRGYRLPNKDTVSYGLEGIYRPVYFITGKPQGLAEHKNRTTGVSSSAAKYASAFALGAMMVKDHYPEFAKQIAAKATEAYTFALSDLGACQTACNVSPYFYEEANYVDDLELAATTLYQLTGDAYYLTEAKKWGSVENVTPWMSAGFARHYQFYPFVNLGHVKLAEKDENFATYLKQGLTHLYDRGKDDPFLNGIPFIWCSNNLVAAAITQARAYEKITGDRSFAEMEAALRDWLFGCNPWGTSMICGLPAGGNNPEAPHSSIKKILGETTTGGLVDGPVYYSIFSGLIGIQIQQPDPFEAFNKGKAVYHDDLGDYSSNEPTMDGTASLSYYLSSLEKMGIDQQNEYEEDAQGAIRRIHPAEKNIYLVFSAHDKAEGAGHILKVLDKKDCKASFFFTGDFLRDKQFQSTVKKVINDGHYLGAHSDKHLLYCGWSKRDSLLVDRNTFEQDLKENYKALQQFGINSEKASWFLPPYEWYNSATVNWADALGLATINFTPGIRSNADYTTHDMANYMSSEQIIKSIFQVEEEQGLNGAIALIHPGTEEKRADKFYLRLEELIERLQAEGYNFKRLP